One stretch of Jiangella gansuensis DSM 44835 DNA includes these proteins:
- a CDS encoding primosomal protein N', producing MNGTDPAEPDQLALVAAPARRRFRTREPEAVAESLPVARVLVDVGLPHLDRPFDYLVPASMADDAVPGARVSVRFAGTDHDGFIVERVAESDHEGRLARLRRVVSPEPVLAPEIAQLARSVADRYAGTVADVLRLAVPPRHATAEKAPSASPPGECGRPEPGGWAAHDDGVALLDALASGGTPRAVWNPGPGADWPELIARLVAATLAGERGALVIVPDSRDLARVSAALDAVLGEGHHVALEADAGPSARYKRWLAVRRGAVRAVVGTRSAAFAPVRDLGLVCLWDDGDDLHAEPRAPYPHAREVLLLRAHQARAAAVVGGFARTAEAELLVSTGWARPVTPSRAAVRAAAPRIHTSGDDHEQVRDEAARSARLPSLAWRTARAGLRTGPVLVQVPRAGYLPGVACARCRAAARCTACSGPLLVGQPGQPPRCGWCATTYPSWRCPDCGHGYLRATSIGVGRTAEELGRAFPGVPVLMSRGDAVRDTVAGEPALVVATPGAEPVADGGYPAALLLDGTALLNRPSLRAAEEALRRWLRAAALVRSGSAGGEIVVVADTSAPAVQALVRWDPAGFAERELAERGALRLPPAARVAELTGALADVEDLLKLADLPPEAEVIGPAPLDDGSRAMVRAPRPTGTALAAALRAAAGVRSARRSGGSVRVRVDPVDFG from the coding sequence GTGAACGGAACCGACCCCGCCGAGCCGGACCAGCTGGCCCTCGTGGCCGCGCCGGCGCGGCGGCGGTTCCGCACCCGCGAGCCGGAAGCGGTCGCGGAGTCGCTGCCGGTGGCGCGCGTGCTGGTGGACGTCGGGCTGCCGCACCTGGACCGTCCGTTCGACTACCTCGTGCCGGCGTCCATGGCCGACGACGCGGTGCCCGGTGCCCGGGTGTCCGTGCGGTTCGCCGGCACCGACCACGACGGGTTCATCGTCGAACGCGTCGCCGAGTCCGACCACGAGGGCCGGCTGGCCCGGCTGCGCCGGGTGGTGTCACCCGAACCCGTCCTGGCCCCGGAGATCGCCCAGCTGGCCCGCTCCGTGGCGGACCGCTACGCCGGCACCGTCGCCGATGTGCTCCGCCTGGCGGTTCCGCCCCGGCACGCCACCGCAGAGAAGGCTCCGTCCGCGTCGCCGCCGGGGGAATGCGGCCGCCCGGAGCCCGGCGGCTGGGCCGCCCACGACGATGGCGTCGCCCTGCTGGACGCGCTGGCCTCCGGTGGCACACCCCGGGCGGTTTGGAACCCCGGGCCCGGCGCCGACTGGCCGGAGCTCATCGCCCGGCTGGTGGCCGCCACGCTGGCCGGGGAGCGCGGCGCGCTGGTGATCGTTCCGGACAGCCGCGATCTCGCCCGGGTGTCCGCCGCGCTCGACGCCGTCCTGGGGGAGGGGCATCACGTCGCGCTCGAGGCCGACGCCGGGCCGTCAGCTCGCTACAAGCGGTGGCTCGCGGTGCGCCGCGGCGCCGTCCGCGCCGTCGTCGGCACCCGCTCCGCGGCGTTCGCTCCCGTGCGCGACCTCGGCCTGGTCTGTCTCTGGGACGACGGCGACGACCTGCACGCCGAGCCGCGTGCTCCGTACCCGCACGCTCGCGAAGTGCTGTTGCTGCGCGCCCACCAGGCCCGAGCGGCCGCCGTCGTCGGCGGTTTCGCCCGTACGGCGGAGGCCGAGCTGCTGGTGTCCACCGGCTGGGCGCGGCCGGTCACCCCGTCCAGGGCGGCGGTGCGGGCGGCCGCGCCGCGCATCCACACCAGTGGCGACGATCACGAACAGGTCCGAGACGAAGCCGCTCGCAGCGCCCGGCTGCCGTCCCTGGCCTGGCGCACGGCGCGCGCCGGGCTGCGCACCGGCCCGGTGCTGGTGCAGGTGCCGCGGGCCGGCTACCTCCCGGGGGTGGCATGCGCGCGGTGCCGGGCGGCGGCCCGCTGCACGGCGTGCTCGGGGCCGCTTCTGGTCGGGCAGCCGGGGCAGCCGCCGCGGTGCGGGTGGTGTGCGACGACGTACCCGTCGTGGCGGTGCCCGGACTGTGGGCACGGGTACCTGCGCGCCACTTCCATCGGCGTGGGCCGGACGGCCGAGGAGCTCGGACGTGCGTTCCCCGGCGTGCCGGTGCTGATGTCGCGCGGCGACGCCGTCCGCGACACCGTCGCCGGCGAACCGGCTCTGGTGGTGGCCACGCCGGGTGCGGAGCCGGTCGCCGACGGCGGGTACCCGGCGGCCTTGCTCCTCGACGGCACGGCGCTGCTCAACCGCCCGAGCCTGCGGGCGGCAGAGGAGGCGCTGCGGCGCTGGCTGCGCGCGGCGGCGCTGGTGCGGTCGGGGTCGGCGGGCGGCGAGATCGTCGTTGTCGCCGACACGTCCGCGCCCGCCGTCCAGGCGCTGGTGCGGTGGGATCCGGCCGGCTTCGCCGAGCGTGAACTCGCCGAGCGGGGGGCGCTGCGACTGCCGCCGGCGGCCCGGGTGGCCGAACTCACCGGTGCCCTGGCCGACGTCGAAGACCTGCTGAAGCTCGCGGATCTGCCGCCCGAGGCCGAGGTCATCGGGCCGGCGCCGCTGGACGACGGCAGCCGCGCCATGGTCCGCGCGCCTCGACCGACCGGGACGGCGCTGGCGGCGGCCCTACGCGCCGCGGCCGGGGTCCGCTCCGCCCGCCGCTCCGGTGGCTCGGTCCGCGTCCGCGTCGACCCCGTCGACTTCGGCTGA